In Sulfurisphaera javensis, a single genomic region encodes these proteins:
- a CDS encoding proton-conducting transporter membrane subunit: MNLVLTLILTPILANAFYFKGIKYSTIASGIYLVFISLLMLYFHFNIQNEYFFVSNITLYFILMVSSIYLLSSIFSMSYLKVEEMRISERLYFLLLNFFASSMLFSLVINNLGLMWVGIEATTISTVLLVSAEKSEVALEASWRYLILVSAGVTFAFISVILFYYYYHTLTISTLLTEKYNGGLVLKFASAIGLIGFGTKVGVFPVNTWLPDAHSEAPPPISAMFSGVLLPVALYVLHIIYQISPLPTLYSWFAVISIVVSSLIMASQTNIKRLFAYSTIENMNLALLGITYGSLFGVIILLISHAFGKAGAFYSSGLILTSVGSKRIDNYGLWRLRFTPYSLILSSLAVTGAPPFGTFIGEFLILSTVLHYSIFQFIIVLISLAIAFISINFHVSRMVFKGERALMDENKVMGFVSLISSIISLGIGVYIIWWVL; encoded by the coding sequence TTGAATCTAGTATTAACTCTAATATTAACTCCTATATTAGCTAATGCTTTTTATTTTAAAGGTATAAAATACTCTACTATAGCATCTGGAATATATCTCGTTTTTATTTCTTTATTAATGCTTTATTTTCACTTTAACATTCAGAACGAGTATTTTTTCGTTAGTAATATAACTTTATATTTCATACTAATGGTTTCTTCAATTTATTTGCTATCTTCTATCTTCTCTATGAGTTATTTGAAAGTAGAGGAGATGAGAATAAGCGAGAGACTATATTTTCTATTGCTGAACTTTTTCGCCTCTTCTATGCTATTTTCATTGGTTATAAACAATTTGGGTCTTATGTGGGTTGGTATAGAGGCTACTACTATCTCTACTGTTCTTTTGGTTTCAGCTGAAAAGTCTGAGGTTGCATTAGAAGCATCTTGGAGATACTTAATCTTGGTTTCAGCTGGGGTTACTTTTGCTTTTATTTCTGTAATACTTTTTTATTATTATTATCATACTTTAACTATCTCTACGTTATTGACTGAAAAATATAATGGTGGTTTGGTTCTTAAGTTTGCCTCAGCAATAGGTCTTATAGGTTTCGGGACTAAAGTGGGAGTTTTTCCGGTAAATACTTGGTTACCAGATGCTCATAGTGAAGCTCCACCTCCAATAAGTGCTATGTTTTCTGGTGTTTTATTGCCAGTAGCATTGTATGTTCTTCATATAATTTATCAGATTTCTCCTTTACCTACATTGTATTCTTGGTTTGCTGTAATATCTATAGTTGTTTCATCTTTAATTATGGCAAGTCAAACTAACATAAAGAGGCTTTTTGCCTATTCAACTATAGAGAATATGAACTTAGCCTTGTTAGGAATTACTTATGGGTCTTTATTTGGAGTTATAATTCTTCTTATATCCCACGCTTTTGGAAAAGCTGGAGCGTTTTATTCCTCTGGGTTAATCCTTACGAGTGTAGGAAGTAAGAGGATAGATAATTATGGATTATGGAGATTACGATTTACTCCATATTCTTTGATTTTGTCATCTTTAGCAGTAACTGGTGCTCCTCCTTTTGGAACTTTTATAGGAGAATTCTTAATATTATCCACTGTTTTGCATTACTCAATATTTCAATTTATTATAGTATTAATATCATTAGCTATAGCTTTTATTTCTATAAATTTCCATGTTAGTAGGATGGTCTTTAAAGGGGAGAGGGCTTTAATGGATGAAAACAAGGTAATGGGTTTTGTGTCTCTTATTTCTTCTATTATATCATTAGGCATTGGTGTTTATATCATATGGTGGGTTTTATGA
- a CDS encoding NADH-quinone oxidoreductase subunit B family protein, which produces MNWFLKGLKKGIKTERVIQKNEIALWSTRIMKAKENGKVSCPTSAIENSIWNPERCIFCGRCYPYYYPNGDEDIFEVKQNNKLFKRSFYVYPIDVGTCSGCNFEVKLLASPQYDMTRFGIFFTNTPRHADALLVMGVITERMEEVLERAYDAMPNPKLVITIGTCAISGGIIGRNPKIKPDVVVYGCPPNPYTILKALIKAKGDKL; this is translated from the coding sequence ATGAACTGGTTTTTGAAGGGTTTAAAAAAGGGTATAAAGACTGAAAGGGTTATACAAAAGAATGAAATTGCTTTATGGTCTACAAGGATAATGAAGGCTAAGGAAAATGGAAAAGTCAGTTGCCCAACTAGTGCTATAGAAAATAGTATATGGAATCCAGAAAGGTGTATCTTTTGTGGTAGATGTTATCCTTACTATTATCCTAACGGTGATGAGGACATTTTTGAGGTAAAGCAAAATAATAAGTTGTTTAAACGGTCTTTTTATGTTTATCCTATAGATGTTGGTACTTGTAGTGGATGTAACTTTGAGGTAAAATTGTTAGCTTCTCCTCAATATGACATGACAAGGTTTGGGATATTTTTCACAAATACTCCTAGACATGCTGATGCACTTTTAGTAATGGGTGTAATCACTGAAAGGATGGAAGAGGTTCTGGAGAGAGCTTACGATGCTATGCCTAATCCTAAATTAGTTATTACCATAGGCACTTGTGCTATTTCTGGTGGTATAATTGGGAGGAATCCTAAGATAAAACCTGATGTAGTAGTTTATGGTTGTCCTCCAAATCCTTACACTATTCTTAAAGCGTTAATAAAGGCTAAAGGTGACAAGTTATGA
- a CDS encoding DUF4143 domain-containing protein — protein MEKYTLSRKVYVIDTGIFNVLKGFEIGKLMENLVFLELYKRYKDVYYYSNGTGEVDFVTKDLAIQVTYDAGGIDEREFRGLRKFSDKFKNHKLIIITWDTEGKEKIDGKEVELIPLWKFLITQQYQDKESSV, from the coding sequence TTGGAGAAATATACTCTTTCAAGGAAAGTCTACGTAATTGACACTGGAATATTTAACGTTCTCAAGGGTTTTGAAATAGGAAAACTAATGGAAAACCTAGTCTTCCTTGAACTTTACAAGAGGTATAAAGATGTGTACTATTACTCTAACGGTACTGGAGAAGTTGATTTTGTAACTAAAGATTTAGCAATACAAGTTACTTATGATGCTGGAGGGATAGATGAAAGGGAATTTAGGGGATTAAGAAAGTTTTCTGACAAATTCAAAAATCACAAATTAATCATCATAACGTGGGATACTGAAGGAAAAGAAAAAATAGACGGGAAAGAAGTTGAGTTAATCCCTCTATGGAAATTCCTCATAACTCAACAATATCAAGACAAAGAGTCATCAGTATAG
- a CDS encoding ATP-binding protein translates to MEVEEIRRIILDQEALLKDKLEREKIIEREYKYSISHNTAYLITGPRRAGKSIFAIQLARGKEYLRVDFDDERLYGIKANELNKILEAGYQIKKKIDVIILDEIQNVEGWELFVSRIRENYPVIVTGSNARLMSEEMATYLTGRHLDFQVFPFSFREYLKYKDVKIEETTRGIAKLKDELRNYLQQGGFPETFKFNVREYLTNLYSD, encoded by the coding sequence GTGGAAGTTGAGGAAATAAGAAGAATAATTTTAGACCAAGAAGCATTACTAAAGGATAAACTCGAAAGAGAGAAAATAATAGAAAGAGAATACAAGTACTCCATCTCACACAATACTGCATATTTAATAACTGGCCCTAGAAGAGCTGGAAAATCAATATTTGCAATACAACTTGCAAGAGGGAAAGAATACTTAAGAGTAGACTTTGATGACGAAAGGCTATACGGAATTAAAGCAAATGAACTAAATAAAATTCTTGAAGCGGGTTATCAAATAAAGAAAAAGATAGATGTTATAATTCTTGATGAGATACAAAACGTTGAAGGATGGGAACTTTTCGTATCTAGAATAAGGGAAAATTATCCAGTCATAGTAACTGGAAGTAACGCTAGATTAATGAGCGAAGAAATGGCAACATATTTAACTGGTAGGCACTTAGACTTTCAAGTCTTCCCTTTTTCTTTTAGAGAATATTTAAAATACAAAGATGTTAAGATCGAAGAAACAACCAGAGGAATAGCGAAATTAAAAGATGAGTTAAGGAATTACCTTCAGCAAGGCGGTTTTCCCGAAACATTTAAATTCAACGTCAGAGAGTACTTAACTAACCTTTACAGTGACTAG
- a CDS encoding nucleotidyltransferase domain-containing protein, giving the protein MSDAWKDYSLLSDLLELYKKEEKEAKEYIASLCEKKKYTVILFGSRARGDNKIYSDWDLLVIGYEKPPLPWAEVDLHFIPVDKVKEAIKEFNTIVIDAFYEGKLICDDLSIYDELKKEVEKRIVGYKKTKEGWFREG; this is encoded by the coding sequence GTGTCAGATGCATGGAAAGATTACTCTCTACTTTCTGACTTACTTGAGTTATACAAGAAAGAGGAGAAAGAGGCTAAGGAGTATATTGCATCTCTTTGTGAGAAAAAGAAATATACTGTAATCCTTTTCGGTTCTAGGGCTAGAGGTGATAATAAAATCTACAGTGATTGGGATTTACTTGTAATTGGTTACGAAAAACCACCTTTACCATGGGCTGAAGTTGATCTCCATTTTATCCCCGTTGATAAGGTAAAGGAAGCAATCAAAGAATTTAATACCATAGTTATTGATGCCTTTTATGAAGGCAAACTCATTTGTGATGATCTATCTATATATGACGAACTGAAGAAGGAAGTTGAGAAAAGAATTGTAGGTTATAAGAAGACAAAGGAAGGATGGTTTAGGGAGGGATAA
- a CDS encoding HEPN domain-containing protein, with protein sequence MIWQNEKSERERIVAKLLLERGFYPEACFHSHMAVELKLKGILVQNTGSIIYTHSLKRLIEEVKKIKNVEVDNEIMECATYLSTLYTGSRYPEESLVDLDKSEGEKCVRCMERLLSTF encoded by the coding sequence ATCATATGGCAAAATGAAAAGAGTGAGAGAGAAAGAATTGTAGCAAAATTATTACTTGAACGTGGTTTCTATCCAGAAGCTTGTTTCCATAGTCATATGGCAGTAGAACTTAAACTCAAAGGTATACTAGTTCAAAATACTGGTAGTATCATTTACACGCATTCATTAAAAAGGCTTATCGAGGAAGTAAAAAAGATAAAAAATGTGGAAGTAGACAATGAAATTATGGAATGTGCCACTTATCTTTCTACTCTTTATACTGGATCACGTTACCCAGAAGAAAGCCTAGTTGATTTAGATAAGTCTGAAGGTGAGAAATGTGTCAGATGCATGGAAAGATTACTCTCTACTTTCTGA